The region GCGGCGTCGATCCACCCCGACGTGTGGCACGTCGTCGCGGGGCGACCGTACATCCTGCGCCTGATGGGGGCGGGGATCTCCAGGCCGAAGGTGCAGATCCCCGGAACCGACATGGCGGGGGTCGTCGAGTCCGTCGGCGCCAGGGCGACGCGATTCCGACCCGGCGACGCGGTGTTCGGCGACACCACGGCCACCCACCCCTGGACGAACGGCGGGGCGTTCGCCGAGTACGTCTGCGTGCGTGAGGACCTCCTGGCCTTGAAGCCGGAGCACGTGACGTTCGAGCAGGCGGCCTCCGTTCCCACCTCGGGGCTGATCACCCTGCAGAACCTCCGGGATCTCGATCGCTGGCCGCCGGGGCGGAGAGTGCTGATCAACGGAGCCGGCGGCGGGGTGGGATCGCTCGCCCTGCAGATGATGAAAGCCCACGGCGCGCACGTGACCGCCGTCGATTCCACGGCGAAGCTCGCGATGCTGCGCTCCTTCGGAGCGGATGAGGTCGTGGACTACACCCGCGAGGACTTCACGCGACGCGGTGTTCGCTACGACCTCGTCTTCGACGTTCCCGGGACGCGCCCGTTCTCGGAGATGAAGCGCGCGCTCGAGCCGGACGGGCGGTACCTGCCGATCGGGCACGAGGGGTTCGGGGCGGCGGGGCGACGCGTGTTCGGGCTCGTGCCCAAGTTCCTGACGCTCATGGCGCTGTCGCGCTTCGTGCCGCAGCTGCGCGGGCCCGGACTGCCGATGCCGAGCAAGCAGGAGGCGATCGCCGCCCTCCGCGATTACCTCGACAGGCGGAAGGTCACGCCGGTGATCGACAGCCGGTATCCGCTCGCGGAGGTCCGCGAGGCGTTCCGGCACTTCATGCGCGACGAGACGCTGGGGAAGGTGATCCTCGTTCCGTAAACGTCAGGACGGCTCCCCGCGCATCAGCGCCCCCCCGACCGCCACGAGCCACGCCGACTCCACGAGCGTGACGAGCCCGAATCCGTGCACGTCGAGCTTCATGTGCACGGCGACGACCGCGACGAGCACCGCCAGGCCGACGAGGACGGCCGCGAACCCGAGGACCTTCGACATCCGCCCGCTGCGGACGATCGCGAGCCCCCACGCGAGCATTCCCGCCGCGACCGCGACGACGTAGACCTTCGCGAACCCCTGGTTCATCAAGCCGACCGGTTGGAGGAGGTTGTGGAGGATGTCCTTCGCGGCTCCGTCCGCGTGCGCGAGCTTCAGGAGGAGCGGGGAGGCGACGAACCCGCTCGCGACCGCGGCACCCATCCCGGCGACACTGCCGAACCCCCACGCGACGAGAGCGACGTTCGTCAGGTCGGAGGGGCCGAGGCGGCGGGCGAGCCCGATCAGCCCCAGGAAGGTCAGGGGCAGCCCCGCGATCGCGATCGAGTGGACGACGACGTTGAGGTGGGCCTGGGCCTCGGGGCTTCCCGAGCCGGCGATGTCGTGGGCGGTCGGGTGGGCGGCCATGATCCCGACGCCGATCAGGGCGCCGAGGATGAGGACGATTCCGCTGAAGAGGTCGCGCTTCATCTTGTTCCTCCGTGAGGACGGGGCGAGAATGCCGCGCGAGTTTCGGGATCGGCACGGGGAAGGTCAATCGGCAACGGGGCGCGAACGGGCGTTGATGAACAAGAAAGTGGTTCTTGTTCGGGAAGCGGAGGACCGGCGGGTCCTCCGGACGCGCAGCGCGCTGACCGTCGCCCTCGTCGATCTCGTGATGCGCAAGCGCTACGGGCGGATCACGATCCAGGATCTGCTCGACCGATCGGGGGTCGGACGCGCGACGTTCTACAAGCACTACCGCGGGAAGGACGACCTGCTGCTGCGCAGCTTCCAGCGGATGCTCGGCTCGCTCGACGCGGCGATCGACGCCGACCCGAAGGGGGCGCGGCGGATCGCGCCGGTGCGCGAGTTGTTCCACCACATCCGGCATGCGTGGGAGTTCCATCGCAGGTTGTCGCACGCGCCCGTGATCGACCACCTCTACCGCGCGGGTGTGGACGTGATGGCGGCGACGATCGAGCGACGGCTTGCGTCGCGCGGGGCCTCCGGGAAATCGGTACCCCACCAGATCGCGGCGCGGGCGCACGCCGGGGCGCTGTTCGCGCTGCTGCGGTGGTGGATCGACGCCGGGGCGCCGCACACCCCCGAGGAGATGGACGCGA is a window of Candidatus Polarisedimenticolaceae bacterium DNA encoding:
- a CDS encoding NAD(P)-dependent alcohol dehydrogenase, with protein sequence AASIHPDVWHVVAGRPYILRLMGAGISRPKVQIPGTDMAGVVESVGARATRFRPGDAVFGDTTATHPWTNGGAFAEYVCVREDLLALKPEHVTFEQAASVPTSGLITLQNLRDLDRWPPGRRVLINGAGGGVGSLALQMMKAHGAHVTAVDSTAKLAMLRSFGADEVVDYTREDFTRRGVRYDLVFDVPGTRPFSEMKRALEPDGRYLPIGHEGFGAAGRRVFGLVPKFLTLMALSRFVPQLRGPGLPMPSKQEAIAALRDYLDRRKVTPVIDSRYPLAEVREAFRHFMRDETLGKVILVP
- a CDS encoding TetR/AcrR family transcriptional regulator, which codes for MNKKVVLVREAEDRRVLRTRSALTVALVDLVMRKRYGRITIQDLLDRSGVGRATFYKHYRGKDDLLLRSFQRMLGSLDAAIDADPKGARRIAPVRELFHHIRHAWEFHRRLSHAPVIDHLYRAGVDVMAATIERRLASRGASGKSVPHQIAARAHAGALFALLRWWIDAGAPHTPEEMDAMFHAQIGT